A genome region from Paralichthys olivaceus isolate ysfri-2021 chromosome 6, ASM2471397v2, whole genome shotgun sequence includes the following:
- the tspan31 gene encoding tetraspanin-31: MVCGGFTCSKNALCSLNVVYMLVGLLLIGVAAWGKGFGLVSSIHIIGGVIAVGFFLLLIAIVGLIGAIHHHQVMLFFYMVILFIVFLFQFGVSCSCLAMNRGQQEALLNSTWGMLQNKTKTDLESQLNCCGLLNLTTSRVQFEQDVQNCPAFCKKDSVCYSCGDKMLNHASEALKILGGVGLFFSFTEILGVWLAVRYRNQKDPRANPSAFL, encoded by the exons ATGGTCTGCGGCGGCTTCACCTGCTCGAAGAACGCGCTGTGCTCCCTGAACGTGGTCTACATG CTGGTGGGGCTGCTGCTGATCGGAGTAGCAGCATGGGGGAAAGGCTTCGGCTTGGTGTCGAGCATCCACATCATCGGAGGGGTCATCGCGGTGGGTTTCTTCCTGCTGCTCATCGCCATCGTAGGACTCATCGGAGCGATTCACCACCACCAAGTGATGCTTTTCTTT tacATGGTGATTCTTTTCATCGTTTTCCTCTTCCAATTCGGAGTTTCCTGTTCCTGCTTGGCGATGAACCGCGGGCAGCAG GAGGCACTTCTTAACTCCACATGGGGAATGTTGCAAAACAAGACCAAGACCGACCTGGAGAGTCAACTGAACTGCTGCGGGCTGCTCAACTTGACCACCAGCCGCGTACAGTTTGAGCAGGACGTGCAGAACTGTCCAGCT TTTTGCAAAAAGGACAGTGTCTGTTACTCCTGTGGGGATAAGATGCTGAATCATGCATCAGAGGCTCTGAAGATCCTCGGGGGCGTCGGGCTCTTCTTCAGCTTCACAGAG ATCCTCGGCGTGTGGCTCGCCGTGCGCTACAGAAACCAGAAGGACCCACGAGCGAACCCAAGTGCTTTCCTATAG